Genomic window (Syntrophorhabdaceae bacterium):
CCCCCCTCTTGACAACCTGTTTCTTTAAATATACTGCTAAAGTATATTATGAGAAACGGCGATATCAGACCAATATGTGTTATAATGGACGGACAATGGACATTAAAGACGTTCTCACCCGGAAGCGCGGGACAATCCTGAAACGCTGGCTTGATCTGATACTCGAAACATACCCTGCCGAAGTAGCGAATTTTTTGAGGACCGGGAAAGACAGGTTCACAAACCCTGTGGGTCATATCCTGAGCCAGGGAACTGAGATTCTCTATGACGAGCTTATCCACGATGTTGATCCTGAGAGGATATTATCAGCCCTTGACGGCATCATAAGGATACGCGCCGTTCAGGACTCGCTGCCGTCCCAGGCCGTAGCCTTCATCTTTCTTCTGAAGAAGGTAATCCGGGAAGAGCTGGAAAAA
Coding sequences:
- a CDS encoding RsbRD N-terminal domain-containing protein translates to MDIKDVLTRKRGTILKRWLDLILETYPAEVANFLRTGKDRFTNPVGHILSQGTEILYDELIHDVDPERILSALDGIIRIRAVQDSLPSQAVAFIFLLKKVIREELEKAFTGDALLKALSQLEIRIDMVSLLAFDVYMRCREEVYNIRSGEIRMERDMAMRLLNILKQPDKG